Within the Metasolibacillus fluoroglycofenilyticus genome, the region ATCGAGCTGACAAGACGACGATTTTCCGCCTCCTTAATAGCCCGATATGCAGTCCCCTCACTTACCTGCATTTCCTTTGCAATTTGACGAACTGAAATTTTCTCCCCTACAGGCAACGACTCAATATACTGCAAAATCTTCTCATGTTTTGTTGACATACAATCACCTATTTCCCTACATTCCTACCTCCTAGTGTATCATATTTCTTAATATTGCATACAAAACAAAAATGCATTTCATTTGCTCAAACAATCATTTTTTACACACTACTAAAATTTAAGAAAAAAGCCTATTGTTTTGCTGTCCATTCGAGAGAGCGAAGCGTAACAGTTTTCCATTGCGGTAAGTGCTCTTTCCATGAGCGTAAAAGTAGCGCTACTGACTACGCAAACAAAATAAAAATAATTCTGTAAATTTTATAACATAGCTTTCTATTGTTTAGTATACTTAACATATGGGAGGGATTGTTATGTTACATATAAAAAATGCACAAATTCGTACTGGAACAGGTGCGGTAATAAATGGAGATTTATTAATTGAAGATGGCAAATTCAAAGAAATTGGTTCAATTTCTTCAAGCCTAGAAAATGTGAAAACAATTGATGCTGAAGGTAAAATCATTACACCGGGTTTAATTGATGTGCATACACATCTCGGCGTGCATGCTGAGGGAGTTGGCAAGGCAGGGCATGATTTCAATGAAATTAGCTCTGAATCTACACCTGAAGTTAGTTCATTAGATGGGATTCAGCCACAGGATATCGGCTTTGATGATGCTAGACGAGCTGGTGTGACAACAGTTCAAATTATGCCCGGTAGCGCTAATGTCATCGGTGGTGAAATGGTCATTGTAAAAACGGCTGCCAAATCAGTTGTCGATGAAATGATTGTTAAAAATCCTTCTGGCTTGAAGGCTGCAACAGGAGAAAACCCTAAAAATACGCATGGGGGCAAAGGCAAGATGCCAACAACACGTATGGGCGTTGCAGGGCGCTTACGTGAAATGCTCATTGCTGGGCAAAATTATTTAGAGCAGCGTGAATCTGGGACATGCAATCGAAATTTAGGTCTAGAAAATATCGGTAAAGTTTTAAAAAGAGAAATTCCACTCCGCATTCATGCGCACCGTGCAGACGATATAGCCACAGCACTGCGCATTAAGCGTGAATTTAATATCGATATGACAATAGAGCATTGCACAGAGGGACATTTAATGGCTGATTTTATCGCCCAGCATGATATTCGCGTATCAGTAGGACCAACAATGTCAGCTCGCTCCAAAAATGAAAACTCACAAAAAGGCTGGCATACGCTTATCGCTTTACGCGAAGCTGGGGTCCCATTTTCAATTACGACAGACCATCCTGTCGTTGGTATTACTCATTTATTAACGAGCGCTATCCTCGCGATTAAGCACGGACTTACAGAGGAGGAGGCACTTGCCGCTATTACCCTAAATGCCGCAAAGCATTTAGGGGTCGAATCCCAAGTGGGCTCTATTGAGATTGGCAAGGATGCCGACTTTGTCATTTGGAATGGTGACCCATTCGATTTGCGCACAACGATTCAGCAAACTTATATTAATGGAAGCTGCGTCTACAATGCCGCGCAATAGACACTAGCGTTGGTCTTTTTTAACTTCTTTCAGCATCTTTTTGCGACGAGTAACCGCAGGAGCACATGTTTTTTGTACCGGTGGCTCATATTTGTACTGATAGCAAGGCGGCAGATATACAAGTCCCAAACCATTAGAGGTGGGGTAAGCATTAGAGCGATTTCAGCGGGGTGTCCAAACACTCGCTGGAATCGCTCTAAGTACGTCACTTCCTATAACACCAACTTCATGTTGGTCAAAGCTCCAGCGGATGTCACAGATACCAAACAGCACGAAAAAATCTTTATCAATTACGCCTCCGCGTAATTGATAAAGATTGCCCGAGGAGAATAACAAGAGCATTTCTCAAAATAAGTCCCCCTCTTTTCTAATAAGCTAACATTTTACTCAAACACTATTATCACCTTCGTCTATCAAGCTAGCTAGTACACGACTTGTTGGATGCCTCTTTCCCCCTCATAGCTTTACATAATCGCCCGCTTGTAAAATTTGCACTTCTGCTCCTTCTACTAAATTAGCGAAATGCTGTGGGTCTTGTGCTATTGGCGGGAATGTATTGTAATGAATCGGAACGACAATTTTCGGCTTTAACAAAGATACCGCATATGCTGCATCCTCTGGTCCCATCGTAAAATTATCACCAATTGGTAAAAAAGCAACATCAATTGGATGTCGCTCTCCAATGAGCCTCATATCACCAAAAAGGGCTGTATCTCCTGCGTGATATATTGTTAGCCCCTCTGCCATGAATAAAATTCCGCTTGGCATACCTGTATAAATAATTTCGTTTTTTTCAGTTACATAAGAAGAGCCATGAAAGGCTTGTGTAAACTTTACTTTGCCAAAATCAAATTGTTTCGCTCCGCCGATATGCATATTATGGACATTTACACCTTGCCAACCAATAAAATCGGCTAATTCATTTGGCGCAACAACCAACGAATTATTCGCTTTGGCAAGCTCAACTGTATCACCGACATGGTCATTATGCCCATGCGTTAATAAAATAACATTAGG harbors:
- a CDS encoding metal-dependent hydrolase, with the protein product MQISYHGHSVVKIITNDTTILIDPFIRGNGATDLQVEEQKPNVILLTHGHNDHVGDTVELAKANNSLVVAPNELADFIGWQGVNVHNMHIGGAKQFDFGKVKFTQAFHGSSYVTEKNEIIYTGMPSGILFMAEGLTIYHAGDTALFGDMRLIGERHPIDVAFLPIGDNFTMGPEDAAYAVSLLKPKIVVPIHYNTFPPIAQDPQHFANLVEGAEVQILQAGDYVKL
- a CDS encoding amidohydrolase yields the protein MLHIKNAQIRTGTGAVINGDLLIEDGKFKEIGSISSSLENVKTIDAEGKIITPGLIDVHTHLGVHAEGVGKAGHDFNEISSESTPEVSSLDGIQPQDIGFDDARRAGVTTVQIMPGSANVIGGEMVIVKTAAKSVVDEMIVKNPSGLKAATGENPKNTHGGKGKMPTTRMGVAGRLREMLIAGQNYLEQRESGTCNRNLGLENIGKVLKREIPLRIHAHRADDIATALRIKREFNIDMTIEHCTEGHLMADFIAQHDIRVSVGPTMSARSKNENSQKGWHTLIALREAGVPFSITTDHPVVGITHLLTSAILAIKHGLTEEEALAAITLNAAKHLGVESQVGSIEIGKDADFVIWNGDPFDLRTTIQQTYINGSCVYNAAQ